Within Microterricola gilva, the genomic segment GTCGGGTACAGCCAGCTGTACGAGCTGTAGCTCAAGTACGGCAGGCCGTCGTGGCTGAAGCTGACCCGCTGCCCGAACTCGCGGGTGACGGTCGTCACCTCGGCCGCCTCACCCGAACCGGCGGGCGGATCGATGGCGTAGTCGAGAACGCCGGATCCCTCCCAGACGCCGAGCAGCCAGGAGAGGGGGACGAGTTCGGCGGGAAGGCCGAGCGGGATCTCGATCATGCGGAGTTACCGCTGGCCCCGCCACAGCTTGTAGACGACGACGCCCGAGATCCAGACGATGGCCAGGCTGGCCAGAGCGAGCAGGCCGATGAAGGTGAGTTCGAGAGCAAGGTCTGACATGCCTCGATTCTACCCATGCCACCGGCCCCCGCCGCAGCAGCGCAGTCCGGACGAGCCGGCCTATCGGTGCAGCAGCTGCACGCCGTTGGCGGATGCCGCGATCGCGAAGATGATGGTGGCGATCGCCAGGATCACGGCACTGCCGACGAGGCTGGCCGTCACCCGGCTCACGAATCCCTCTTTGCGTCGCGTCGCCAGCTGCACCGCGAGCGCGGCGATCGTGCTCACGGCGAGTGTGAGGCTGACACCGCCGAGGGCAAGCTCCGGAGCGGCGATGATGGCCGTCAGAACGGCGCCGAGCAGCGCGATGAACCAGATCGGCAGGATGCTCTGCCACGCACGACGTACGCCGTTTCGCCCCTCCCACGCCGGATCGGTGGGGGTGTCATGCTGAAGCGCCTCGGCCATGCTCCTATTGTGCCCCGTGCAGACACGCCCCGCGAGCAGGATATGCTGAGCGCCACGATAAAGCTGGAGGATGCGCGTGGCGCAGTTGTTGATCCTGACGTCGGCAGTGAACAATGATGTACTACCCGCGCTCGCCCTGCTCTCACACCGGGTGCGCTCGCTGCCGCCGCAGTTGGACCAGCTCCTTGCAGCGCCCGAAGCCGATCTGATCCTGGTCGATGCTCGCGTCAATCTCGTGCAGGCGAAGAGCCTCTGCTCGATGCTGCGCACCACTGGCCTCGCCATTCCGATCATCCTCGTCCTCACCGAGGGCGGGCTCACCGCGGTCAGCCCGGAGTGGGGCGTCGACGATGTCGTGCTCGACACCGCCGGCCCGGCAGAGATCGATGCACGCATCCGTCTGGCCTCTGTCCGCGCCGTCCCGGTCGTCTCGTCGACGATCAAGACCTCCGGCGTCGTCATCGACGAGGCCAGCTACTCCGCCAAGGTCCGCGGCAAACCGCTCGACCTCACCTACAAGGAATTCGAGCTGCTGCGCTTCCTGGCCGGCAACCCGAGCCGCGTCTTCACCCGCGAACAGCTGCTGAGCGAGGTGTGGGGCTACGACTACTTCGGCGGCACCCGCACCGTCGACGTGCACGTGCGGCGCCTGCGCGCAAAGCTCGGCGACCTCGAGTCGGTCATCGGCACGGTGCGCAACGTCGGCTATCGCTTCAATGTGAGCGAAGACGAGCAGAACACCGCCTGAGCCGCGCGACGAGCTGTTCATCCGCGCGCAACGCGCGGGTGCCATGATGGGTGACATGGATGTCGACAACTTGCTGGACACCGGCCTCGGTCGCGACTTTGACGACGACTTCGAGCCATTCGATACTGCTGGCGCCGCGGATCTGCCCGAGGAGCGCTTCCTCGACCGTGAGCTGAGCTGGCTGGCGTTCAACCAGCGCGTTCTCGAGCTCGCAGAGGACCCGACGGTCCCGGTGCTGGAACGCACCAACTTCCTCGCCATCTTCGCCAGCAACCTCGATGAGTTCTTCATGGTGCGCGTCGCAGGTCTGAAGCGCCGCATCCTCACCGGTCTGGCGCTCCCGACCAACGTCGGCCGCGCGCCGCAGGATGTGCTCGACGACATCTCGCGGCGCGCGCACGAGCTGCAGGAACGTCACGCCGCCGTCTACCAGGAGCTCGTCAGCCCGGCGCTGAGCGGGGCCGGCATCGACATCGTGCGCTGGGAGGCGCTGGATGCCGCGGAGCAGGAGCGTCTGCACGACTACTTCTCCCGCCAGATCTTCCCCGTCTTGATGCCGCTCGCCGTCGACCCGGCGCACCCGTTCCCCTATATCTCCGGCCTGTCACTCAACCTCTCCGTCCGTGTGCGCAACACCCGCACCGGCCGCCAGGAGTTCGCGCGCCTCAAGGTGCCGCAGATGCTGCCGCGCTTCCTCGAGATCAGCGCGCAGGAGCCAGGCCGTCAGCGCTTCATCACCCTCGAGGACCTGATCGCCAACCACCTCGGCGACCTGTTCCCCGGCATGGAGATCGTCGCCCACCACGTGTTCCGGGTCACCCGCAACGAGGACGTCGCCGTCGACGAGGACGAGACGGAGAACCTGATCCAGGCGTTGGAGAAGGAGCTGCTTCGCCGCCGCTTCGGCCCGCCGATCCGGCTCGAGGTGACCGACGACATGGATGACGTCACACTCGGCCTGCTCGTGCGCGAACTCGCCGTCACCGAGCAGGAGGTCTACCGGCTGCCGTCGCCGCTCGACCTCGGCGGGCTGTTCGACCTCGGACGCATCGACCGGCCCGATCTGCGCTACCCCAAGCACGTGCCGACGACGAGCATGCAGCTGCAGCCGATCGAGCCCAACTCCGCACCGGACGTCTTCGCCTCCATCTCGCGCGGCGACATCCTCGTGCACCACCCGTACGAGTCCTTCGCCACCAGCGTGCAGGCATTCATCGAGCAGGCGGCCGCCGACCCCGACGTGCTCGCCATCAAGCAGACGCTCTACCGCACCTCAGGCGACAGCCCCATCGTCGAGGCGCTCATCGACGCGGCCGAATCCGGCAAGCAGGTGCTCGCGCTCGTCGAGATCATGGCCCGCTTCGACGAGCAGGCGAACATCAGCTGGGCGCGCAAGCTCGAGAAGGCAGGCGTGCACGTGGTGTACGGCCTCGTCGGGCTGAAGACGCACTGCAAGCTGGCGCTCGTCATCCGCCAGGAGAAGGGCGAGCTCCGCCACTACAGCCACATCGGCACCGGAAACTACAACCCGAAGACGAGCCGGATCTACGAGGACCTCGGCCTGTTCACCGCCGACGACCAGGTGGGCAAGGACCTCACCAGGCTCTTCAACGAGCTGAGCGGCTACGCGATCGAGAAGAAGTTCAAGCGGCTTCTCGTCGCCCCGCTGCACCTGCGCAAGGGACTGCTCAAGCGCATCAGCGACGAGACGGCCAACGCGCTGGCCGGCCGGCCGTCCGGCATCCGCATCAAGGTCAACTCCATGGTCGACGAGGCAATCATCGATGCGCTGTACCAGGCGAGCAACGCCGGCGTGCCGATCGAGGTATGGGTGCGCGGCATCTGCAGCCTGAAGCCGGGCGTCGAGGGGATGAGCGAGAACATCAGGGTGCGCTCGATCCTCGGCCGCTACCTCGAGCACTCGCGCATCTTCAGCTTCGTGAACGACGGCGACCCGCAGGTCTACATCGGCAGTGCCGACATGATGCACCGCAACCTCGACCGCAGGGTCGAGGCCCTCGTGAGGCTGGTCGATCCCGATCACCTGGCCCAGATCGGCGCCCTCTTCGACCGCGCATTCGACCCGCGCACGAGTGCATGGTCGCTCGGCGCCGACGGCGAATGGACCAGGCACCACCTCGACGATGCCGGCCATCCGCTCGATGACATGCAAAATAGACTGATGCAACAAATCATGCAGAGGAAGCGGCCAGGGGGCCGCCGTTGACAACAGCAATCTATGCGGCCGGTGCCGTGTGCTGGCGCATCGTCGACGGCAAGATGATGGTGCTCGTCATTCACCGCACCGTCCACGGTGATGTCACCATCCCCAAGGGCAAGGTCGACCCAGGCGAATCGCTGCCGCAGACCGCGGTGCGCGAGATCCTCGAGGAGACCGGCCTTGCTGTCTCCCTCGGCGTGCCAGTCGGCATCGCGAACTACCCGCTCGGCAACGGCCGCGAGAAGATCGTGCACTACTGGGCGGCCGAGGTCAGCGAGGAGGCGATCCGCCGCTCGACCTTCGTGCCGAACGGCGAGGTGGCCGCGCTGGAGTGGGTCACCGTCAAGCGGGCCAGGACCTACCTCAGCTACCCGACCGACGTCGAGATCCTCGAGCACTTCGCGGCCCTCGTCGATGCCGGGGTCACGTCGACCTTCGCGATCATCGCCCTGCGCCACGGCAAGGCGACTGCCCCCTCTGCCTGGGACGGCCCGGACGCCACGCGCCCGTTGACGACCCGCGGCGTGCAGCAGGCAGCGAGCGTCGTTCCGACGATCGCGGCGTGGAGCCCGCGCCGCATCATCTCGAGCACGGCGACCCGCTGCGTCACCACGGTGACGCCGCTCGCGGTCGCCCTCGGTCAGGAGATCCGCCGCAGCGATCTCATCAGCCAGGACGCGTGGGAGGACGGCACGAGCGATGTGCGCGCCGTCGTCGGCAAACGCGTACGCGCCCGCAAGACGGCGGTGATCTGCAGCCATGGGCCCGTGCTGCCCGACATCCTGCGCGAGATCGCACTGGCAACGGGCACGACGCAGGGTTCCTACCTCTCGGATGCCGCGGCGCTCGAGACCGGCGCGTTCTCCATCGTGCACCTCTCGCTCACGAATCCGAGCTCAGGCATCATCGCGATCGAGACGCACTCCCCCCGCGTCTAGCGCGCCGGCACCCCGGCACCCCGGCAGCTCAGCATTTCCCAGGCACGCGGCAATCGAGTCGCCAAAGATTGCGCCAAAACTCGCGCGTTGGAACATTCTGTGGCGAGTCGATTGTGCGCACGGTGAGAGAAGCCGCACCAGCATCGCTTGCGGATTCTGAGGTTGCCTTGGTTGGGGCTGCCAACCGTGCAAGCACCGCATGCGGTCCTGAGGCTGCCTTGGTTGGGGCTGCTTCAACCGTGCAAGCACCGCATGCGGGTACCGAGATTGCCTGATTGAGGGCTGCCGCCTTTCGCGACGCTGCGCGTCGCGCTGCGAATCGGCTGGGAAGCGATATCAGAGAGTGCAAATGTCGACATCCGTTTACCTTGCGTTAACCGCACCGGGGGAGGCTCGTTAACCGAGGAGCTTAGCTTCGTCATCGGGCCAGCACCGGCCTGTGTCAAGCATTCAAGCCCCTGAAAGGGATACTCGTGAACATCAAGCGATTCGGCCGCCCCGCGGTCGTTGCAGTTGCAGCAGCCATTGCATTGACCTCGTGTGCCGCGAATGAGGGCGCCACCAGCCCCGCCGCCGAGCCGAGCGAAGAGACGTCGACCCTCTCGGGCACCCTCAACGCAGCAGGCGCATCGTCGCAGGGCGCCGCTCAGGAAGCCTGGGTCGCCTCGTTCCAGACGGCCAACCCGGACGTCACGATCAACTACGACCCCTCGGGCTCCGGTGCCGGTCGCGAGACCTTCATCGCCGGTGGCGCCGCATTCGCCGGCTCCGACTCGTACCTCAAGGACGAGGAGCTCGCCGGCGAGTTCGCCATGTGCGTTCCCGGCACCAGCGCCGTGGACCTTCCCGTCTACATCTCCCCCATCGCCGTGATCTTCAACGTCGAAGGTGTCGACGAGCTGAACCTCGACGCCGACACGCTCGCCAAGATCTTCAAGGGCGACATCACGGTCTGGAACGACCCGGCCATCGCCGCGCTGAACGCCGACGCGAAGCTGCCGGCCACCAACATCACCGCCGTGCACCGCTCGGACGACTCCGGCACCACCAAGAACTTCGCCGACTACCTGAACCAGGTCGCTCCGAGCGTCTGGACCGAGAAGCCGGCCGACGCGTTCCCGTTCCAGACCGGCGAGGGCGCCCAGGGCACCTCCGGTGTCGTTGACGCCGTGACCAACGGTGTCGGCACCATCGGTTACGCCGACGCGTCGCGCGCCGGTGACCTCGGTGTCGCCAAGATCAAGGTCGGCGACGAGTTCGTCGCTTACACCGCAGAGGCCGCTGCCGCCGTCGTCGACGGTTCGCCGCTCGTCGAGGGCCGCGCCGATAACGACCTCGCGATCGCGCTCGACCGCAAGACCACCGACCCCACCCACTACCCGCTGGTTCTCGTGAGCTACGCGATCGTCTGCACCGAGTACGCCGATGCAGAGCAGGGTGAGCTCGTCAAGAACTACGTTGGCTTCATGGCCAGCGAAGAGGGCCAGACGGAGGCCGCGGCATCCGCCGGTGCCGCTCCGCTCTCCTCCGAGCTGCAGGCCAAGGTCGCCGAGGTCGTCGCGTCGATCAAGTAGGTAATTCAGGCCGCCCGGTCGATCCAGCGAAGAGCTGAATCGGCCGGGCACAGCCCTCGTTCCACCAGATTCACCAGCAGTACGAACACCGCCCGCTCCCACACACGAACCCGAGGGATCCAGCCAGCATGACGACAGCAGTCGCGCCGCCGATCAAGGCCAAACAACGCCCAGGCGACCGCATCTTCTCGACCGCGACCGTCGTGGCCGGCAGCCTGATCCTCGTCGTGCTGGCCGCCGTCGCCATCTTCCTCGTAGCCCAGTCGCTGCCGGCCTTCGCCGCCGAATCCACCGACTTCAAGGGCGATGCGGAGAACTTCTGGGCCTACGTCGCCCCGCTCGCCTTCGGCACCGTGTGGGCCGCATTCCTCGCCCTGCTGATGGCCGTTCCTCTCGCGATCGGCATCGCGCTCTTCATCTCGCACTACGCGCCGCGCAAGCTCGCCCAGAGCCTCGGCTACGTGATCGACCTGCTGGCCGCCGTCCCCTCCGTGGTCTTCGGCCTGTGGGGCATCAGCGTTCTCGCCCCGGCCGTGCAGCCGTTCTACTCCAGCCTGGTCGAGTGGTTCGGCTGGTTCCCGCTCTTCGCTGGGCCGGTCTCCGGCACCGGCCGCACCATCCTCACCGTCGCCGTCGTGCTCGCCGTGATGATCCTGCCGATCATCACCGCACTCTGCCGTGAGGTCTTCCTGCAGACCCCGCGCCTGCACGAAGAGGCGGCGCTCGCCCTCGGCGCCACCCGCTGGGAGATGATCAAGATGGCGGTGCTGCCATTCGGCCGCCCCGGCATCATCTCGGCGTCCATGCTCGGCCTCGGCCGCGCACTCGGCGAAACGATGGCCGTCGCCATGGTGCTCTCGCCGTTCTCGATCATCAGCTTCGCCCTGCTGCAGTCGCAGAACCCGTCGACGATCGCCGCCAACATCGCGCTCAACTTCCCCGAGGCGCACGGTGTCGGCGTGAACATCCTGATCGCGACCGGCCTGATCCTGTTCCTGATCACACTGGGCGTCAACATGGTGGCCCGCTTCATCATCAACCGCCGCAAGGCCTTCTCTGGAGCGAACTGATGAGCCTCACCTCGACTCGCCCGCCGTCGACGACGGCCATGCCGATCAGCAACTCACTGACCGCGGGCAAGCTCCCGCGCTCCGCGAGCCTGTGGCTGCTCCTCGGCAGCCTCGCGGTAAGCGCGGCAGTCTTCGGCGTGCTCTTCGTCGGAGGCATCACGGCCGACTACAACATCGCCGGCGCCGTGTTCTTCGGCGTGCTGCTCTTCTGCCTCACGATCTGGTCGGTCTCCCGGGCCGTCGAGGGCTCCCGCAAGGCCAAGGACCGCCTCGTCACCGCGCTCGTCTCGCTCGCTTTCACGATCGCGCTGCTCCCCCTCATCTCCGTCGCATTCACCACGATCACCAACGGCCTGCCGCGCTTCGACATCGAGTTCTTCACCAACTCGATGCGCAACGTCGTCGGTGAGGGCGGCGGCGCCCTGCACGCCCTCGTCGGCACCCTGCTCGTGACAGGGGCCGCAACGCTGATCTCGGTGCCGATCGGCCTGCTCACCGCCATCTACCTCGTCGAATACGGCCGGGGCAGCCTGGCCCGCGGCATCACCTTCTTCGTCGACGTGATGACCGGCATCCCCTCGATCGTGGCCGGCCTCTTCGCATACGCCCTGTTCGCCCTGCTCTTCAACGACCCGGGCATCCGCTTCGGATTTGGTGGCGCCGTCGCACTCAGCGTGCTGATGATCCCCGTCGTGGTGCGCTCCAGCGAGGAGATGCTTAAGCTCGTGCCGAACGAGCTGCGCGAGGCCGCCTTCGCCCTCGGTGTGCCGAAATGGCTCACCGTGCTCAAGGTCGTGCTGCCGACATCCATCGCCGGCATCATCACCGGTGTGATGATCTCGATCGCCCGCGTGATCGGTGAGACCGCCCCGCTGCTCATCATCGCCGGCTTCACCGCCAGCATGAACTACGACCTGTTCAGCGAGCGCATGATGACGCTGCCCGTCTACGTCTACACCCAGTACGCCAACCAGGGCGCAGACACCCAGGCCTACATCGACCGTGCATGGGCCGGAGCGCTGACGCTGATCCTCATCGTCGCGCTGCTGAACGTCGCCGCCCGCCTCATCGCCAAGATCTTCGCGCCCAAGATCGCGCGCTAACCTCCAACGACACCCGCTCACCAGCACCCAAGGAATCAATGTCCAAGCGCATCGAAGTCAACGACCTCAACGTCTACTACAGCAAGTTCCTCGCCGTCGAAGATGTGACGCTCACGATCGAACCACGCACCGTCACGGCCTTCATCGGTCCGTCCGGCTGCGGCAAGTCCACGTTCCTGCGCACCCTCAACCGCATGCACGAGGTCATCCCGGGCGCCCGCGTCGAGGGTGAGGTGCTGATCGACGGCAACAACCTCTACGGTCCCGGCGTCGACCCCGTGCTCGTGCGCCGCCAGGTCGGGATGGTGTTCCAGCGGCCGAACCCGTTCCCGACGATGTCGATCGGTGACAACGTACTGGCCGGTGTCAAGCTCAACAACACCCGCATGAGCAAGAGCGACGCCGATGCCCTGATCGAGAAGTCGCTGCGCGGCGCCAACCTCTGGAACGAGGTGAAGGACCGTCTGGACCTGCCCGGTTCCGGCCTCTCCGGCGGCCAGCAGCAGCGTCTCTGCATCGCCCGCGCGATCGCCGTCGAGCCCGACGTGCTGTTGATGGACGAGCCGTGCTCTGCCCTCGACCCGATCTCGACGCTCGCCATCGAGGACCTCATCGAGGAGCTCAAGAACGAGTACACGATCGTCATCGTGACCCACAACATGCAGCAGGCCTCGCGTGTCTCCGACCGCACCGCCTTCTTCAACATCGCAGGCACCGGCAAGCCGGGCAAGCTCATCGAGTACAACGACACGACGTCGATCTTCTCGAACCCGAGCGTACAGGCGACGGAGGACTACGTCTCCGGCCGCTTCGGGTAGCCGGGGCGACGAGTTGTGCGAGGAGCGGATGCCGGTGGCGTCCGCTCCTTTCGCGTTTGCGCCCGCCCGCTCCCCTGTCCGCCCCGCCCTGCCCGACCGATTGCCAATACAGGCAGAATGTGGACACCGACACTGAAAACAGCCCCAGACGGCCGTCGGCCGAGCGGATTGCCTGCATTCGCGACCTCCGGACCAATCCACCGCTGATTGTGCTCCGAACCCCTCCCGCACAACACCACAGTGCTCGGCGCTCGCGCCGAGCCGCTCATGAGGAGGAAACGACAATGCGCACATCCCCGAATCGTCTGATCGGCACGATCTTCGGTGCCGTCTACCTGCTTGTCGGTCTGCTCGGCTTCGCCGTGACCGGCGGCGTTGGCTTCGTCGCCACCGAGGGCGGGCTGCTGCTCGGCATCTTCGCCGTGAACCCGCTGCACAACATTGCGCACCTCCTGATCGGTGCCGCGCTGCTGATCGCGGGGCTCGCCACCGTGCCGGCGGCGAAGACGACGAACGTCGTCGTCGGCGCGGCGTATCTGCTGCTCGGCGTCGTCGGCTTCTTCATCGCAGGAACCGCCGCGAACATCCTCGCGCTCAACACGCCAGACCACTTCCTGCACCTGGCGAGCGCGATCGTGCTGCTCGGTGTCGGCCTCGCCGCCGACAGGGCGACGGCGCCGAGCCGAAGCGCTCTGGCCTAGCTCAGGGCGGGAAGCTCATGGGCCGGTTCATGATGCAGTTCACCCGCAGCTGGCCGGCTCTTGCCGCCCTCGGCGCCGCGCTGCTCTACGGGGCGGTCGGCGCCGGGGCGATTGGCGCTGCCGGCGCAGCTGCGCTTG encodes:
- a CDS encoding winged helix-turn-helix transcriptional regulator, translating into MAQLLILTSAVNNDVLPALALLSHRVRSLPPQLDQLLAAPEADLILVDARVNLVQAKSLCSMLRTTGLAIPIILVLTEGGLTAVSPEWGVDDVVLDTAGPAEIDARIRLASVRAVPVVSSTIKTSGVVIDEASYSAKVRGKPLDLTYKEFELLRFLAGNPSRVFTREQLLSEVWGYDYFGGTRTVDVHVRRLRAKLGDLESVIGTVRNVGYRFNVSEDEQNTA
- a CDS encoding RNA degradosome polyphosphate kinase, whose protein sequence is MDVDNLLDTGLGRDFDDDFEPFDTAGAADLPEERFLDRELSWLAFNQRVLELAEDPTVPVLERTNFLAIFASNLDEFFMVRVAGLKRRILTGLALPTNVGRAPQDVLDDISRRAHELQERHAAVYQELVSPALSGAGIDIVRWEALDAAEQERLHDYFSRQIFPVLMPLAVDPAHPFPYISGLSLNLSVRVRNTRTGRQEFARLKVPQMLPRFLEISAQEPGRQRFITLEDLIANHLGDLFPGMEIVAHHVFRVTRNEDVAVDEDETENLIQALEKELLRRRFGPPIRLEVTDDMDDVTLGLLVRELAVTEQEVYRLPSPLDLGGLFDLGRIDRPDLRYPKHVPTTSMQLQPIEPNSAPDVFASISRGDILVHHPYESFATSVQAFIEQAAADPDVLAIKQTLYRTSGDSPIVEALIDAAESGKQVLALVEIMARFDEQANISWARKLEKAGVHVVYGLVGLKTHCKLALVIRQEKGELRHYSHIGTGNYNPKTSRIYEDLGLFTADDQVGKDLTRLFNELSGYAIEKKFKRLLVAPLHLRKGLLKRISDETANALAGRPSGIRIKVNSMVDEAIIDALYQASNAGVPIEVWVRGICSLKPGVEGMSENIRVRSILGRYLEHSRIFSFVNDGDPQVYIGSADMMHRNLDRRVEALVRLVDPDHLAQIGALFDRAFDPRTSAWSLGADGEWTRHHLDDAGHPLDDMQNRLMQQIMQRKRPGGRR
- a CDS encoding NUDIX hydrolase, with translation MTTAIYAAGAVCWRIVDGKMMVLVIHRTVHGDVTIPKGKVDPGESLPQTAVREILEETGLAVSLGVPVGIANYPLGNGREKIVHYWAAEVSEEAIRRSTFVPNGEVAALEWVTVKRARTYLSYPTDVEILEHFAALVDAGVTSTFAIIALRHGKATAPSAWDGPDATRPLTTRGVQQAASVVPTIAAWSPRRIISSTATRCVTTVTPLAVALGQEIRRSDLISQDAWEDGTSDVRAVVGKRVRARKTAVICSHGPVLPDILREIALATGTTQGSYLSDAAALETGAFSIVHLSLTNPSSGIIAIETHSPRV
- the pstS gene encoding phosphate ABC transporter substrate-binding protein PstS; this encodes MNIKRFGRPAVVAVAAAIALTSCAANEGATSPAAEPSEETSTLSGTLNAAGASSQGAAQEAWVASFQTANPDVTINYDPSGSGAGRETFIAGGAAFAGSDSYLKDEELAGEFAMCVPGTSAVDLPVYISPIAVIFNVEGVDELNLDADTLAKIFKGDITVWNDPAIAALNADAKLPATNITAVHRSDDSGTTKNFADYLNQVAPSVWTEKPADAFPFQTGEGAQGTSGVVDAVTNGVGTIGYADASRAGDLGVAKIKVGDEFVAYTAEAAAAVVDGSPLVEGRADNDLAIALDRKTTDPTHYPLVLVSYAIVCTEYADAEQGELVKNYVGFMASEEGQTEAAASAGAAPLSSELQAKVAEVVASIK
- the pstC gene encoding phosphate ABC transporter permease subunit PstC gives rise to the protein MTTAVAPPIKAKQRPGDRIFSTATVVAGSLILVVLAAVAIFLVAQSLPAFAAESTDFKGDAENFWAYVAPLAFGTVWAAFLALLMAVPLAIGIALFISHYAPRKLAQSLGYVIDLLAAVPSVVFGLWGISVLAPAVQPFYSSLVEWFGWFPLFAGPVSGTGRTILTVAVVLAVMILPIITALCREVFLQTPRLHEEAALALGATRWEMIKMAVLPFGRPGIISASMLGLGRALGETMAVAMVLSPFSIISFALLQSQNPSTIAANIALNFPEAHGVGVNILIATGLILFLITLGVNMVARFIINRRKAFSGAN
- the pstA gene encoding phosphate ABC transporter permease PstA, whose amino-acid sequence is MSLTSTRPPSTTAMPISNSLTAGKLPRSASLWLLLGSLAVSAAVFGVLFVGGITADYNIAGAVFFGVLLFCLTIWSVSRAVEGSRKAKDRLVTALVSLAFTIALLPLISVAFTTITNGLPRFDIEFFTNSMRNVVGEGGGALHALVGTLLVTGAATLISVPIGLLTAIYLVEYGRGSLARGITFFVDVMTGIPSIVAGLFAYALFALLFNDPGIRFGFGGAVALSVLMIPVVVRSSEEMLKLVPNELREAAFALGVPKWLTVLKVVLPTSIAGIITGVMISIARVIGETAPLLIIAGFTASMNYDLFSERMMTLPVYVYTQYANQGADTQAYIDRAWAGALTLILIVALLNVAARLIAKIFAPKIAR
- the pstB gene encoding phosphate ABC transporter ATP-binding protein PstB, with amino-acid sequence MSKRIEVNDLNVYYSKFLAVEDVTLTIEPRTVTAFIGPSGCGKSTFLRTLNRMHEVIPGARVEGEVLIDGNNLYGPGVDPVLVRRQVGMVFQRPNPFPTMSIGDNVLAGVKLNNTRMSKSDADALIEKSLRGANLWNEVKDRLDLPGSGLSGGQQQRLCIARAIAVEPDVLLMDEPCSALDPISTLAIEDLIEELKNEYTIVIVTHNMQQASRVSDRTAFFNIAGTGKPGKLIEYNDTTSIFSNPSVQATEDYVSGRFG
- a CDS encoding DUF4383 domain-containing protein; protein product: MRTSPNRLIGTIFGAVYLLVGLLGFAVTGGVGFVATEGGLLLGIFAVNPLHNIAHLLIGAALLIAGLATVPAAKTTNVVVGAAYLLLGVVGFFIAGTAANILALNTPDHFLHLASAIVLLGVGLAADRATAPSRSALA